A window of Streptomyces sp. SAI-127 contains these coding sequences:
- a CDS encoding phenylalanine--tRNA ligase beta subunit-related protein — protein MTLSLTVSDEVRALAPGFRHLAIEAHGLVNGPSTDTSSALLDEAARRLAVRLDGRAPHEDPHMAAWREVYTAFGSKPSRTRNSAEALAKRALSDAGLPRINLLVDLYNAISVAHLVPVGGEDLDRIRGGMRLVRATGDEDFVTVAAGEEAVEHPDAGEVIWRDEEGVTCRRWNWRQGPRTRLTEETVSGVFLLEGMAPMSPADMEKAATELAELLEKFSPGAQITTASR, from the coding sequence ATGACCCTCTCCCTGACCGTGTCCGACGAAGTGCGCGCCCTCGCGCCCGGCTTCAGGCACCTCGCCATCGAGGCCCACGGACTCGTCAACGGGCCCAGCACCGACACCAGTTCGGCACTCCTCGACGAGGCGGCCCGCCGTCTCGCCGTACGCCTGGACGGGCGCGCCCCGCACGAGGACCCGCACATGGCGGCCTGGCGGGAGGTCTACACGGCGTTCGGCTCGAAGCCGTCACGCACCCGCAACTCGGCGGAGGCGCTGGCGAAGAGGGCCCTGTCGGACGCGGGCCTGCCCCGCATCAACCTCCTGGTCGACCTCTACAACGCGATCAGCGTCGCACACCTCGTCCCCGTCGGCGGCGAGGACCTCGACCGCATCCGGGGCGGGATGCGGCTGGTACGGGCCACCGGCGACGAGGACTTCGTGACGGTGGCCGCAGGCGAGGAGGCCGTGGAGCATCCCGACGCCGGCGAGGTGATCTGGCGGGACGAGGAAGGTGTGACCTGCCGCCGCTGGAACTGGCGCCAGGGCCCCCGCACAAGGCTCACCGAAGAGACGGTCTCGGGAGTCTTCCTGCTGGAGGGCATGGCCCCGATGTCGCCCGCTGACATGGAGAAGGCGGCCACCGAACTGGCCGAACTGCTGGAGAAGTTCAGTCCGGGCGCGCAGATCACCACGGCGTCGCGGTAG
- a CDS encoding thioredoxin family protein has product MTGIVVCVAVLVTASAYGVLQRRRSGRVRVRGRDDGKRLGAAELGEELGERATLVQFSSAFCAPCRATRRVLGEVAGMVPGVAHVEIDAEKNLDLVRELDILKTPTVLVLDADGRVVRRATGQPRKADVIAAVGEAV; this is encoded by the coding sequence ATGACCGGAATCGTGGTGTGCGTGGCGGTGCTCGTGACGGCGAGCGCCTATGGGGTGCTGCAGCGGCGGCGGAGCGGGAGAGTGCGGGTGCGCGGGCGGGACGACGGCAAGAGGCTCGGTGCGGCCGAGTTGGGCGAGGAGCTCGGCGAACGCGCCACGCTCGTCCAGTTCTCCAGCGCCTTCTGCGCGCCCTGCCGGGCGACCCGGCGGGTGTTGGGCGAGGTCGCCGGCATGGTCCCGGGCGTGGCCCATGTCGAGATCGACGCCGAGAAGAACCTCGACCTGGTCCGCGAACTCGACATCCTCAAGACGCCGACCGTACTGGTCCTCGACGCCGACGGCCGGGTCGTACGGCGGGCCACCGGCCAGCCGCGCAAGGCGGACGTCATCGCGGCGGTCGGGGAGGCGGTTTGA
- a CDS encoding endonuclease/exonuclease/phosphatase family protein gives MSDTHRMTRRMGLRTAMAAAVTVPLMGTLPASAAKPSNRRLDVMTFNLRFASTSEPNSWTARRPVMRRLLRREAPTLMGTQEGLYQQLLDIHADLGPHYDWIGTGREGGSHDESTAIFYDTRRLAPVEHDTYWLSDTPRVIGSNTWGGALPRIVTWVRFRDRAVGGREFHVLNTHFDHVGQYARERSAQFLAQRIAGFDRSSPVVVTGDFNATAHDNPAYDSLLATGLVDTWDTAAERGKQYATFHGYKPLTPDGDRIDWILTSPGVTVHRASINTFSMNGQFPSDHLPVQATVTLG, from the coding sequence ATGTCGGACACCCACAGAATGACGCGTCGCATGGGCCTCAGAACCGCCATGGCCGCCGCCGTCACCGTGCCGCTCATGGGCACGCTGCCGGCCTCCGCCGCCAAGCCGTCAAACCGCCGACTCGATGTCATGACGTTCAATCTCCGCTTCGCAAGCACCTCCGAACCCAACAGCTGGACCGCCCGCCGTCCGGTGATGCGCCGGCTGTTACGTCGGGAAGCCCCGACCCTGATGGGCACCCAGGAAGGCCTCTACCAGCAACTGCTCGACATCCACGCCGACCTCGGACCGCACTACGACTGGATCGGCACCGGCCGCGAGGGCGGCAGCCACGACGAGTCCACGGCGATCTTCTACGACACCCGGCGCCTGGCCCCGGTCGAGCACGACACGTACTGGCTCTCCGACACGCCCAGGGTCATCGGCTCGAACACCTGGGGTGGAGCGCTCCCGCGGATCGTCACGTGGGTCCGCTTCCGCGACCGGGCCGTCGGCGGACGGGAGTTCCACGTCCTCAACACCCACTTCGACCACGTGGGCCAGTACGCGCGCGAGCGGTCCGCCCAGTTCCTCGCCCAGAGGATCGCCGGGTTCGACCGCTCGTCACCGGTGGTGGTGACCGGCGACTTCAACGCCACGGCCCACGACAACCCGGCGTACGACAGCCTGCTCGCCACGGGTCTCGTCGACACCTGGGACACGGCCGCGGAACGCGGCAAGCAGTACGCCACCTTCCACGGCTACAAACCCCTCACCCCCGACGGCGACCGCATCGACTGGATCCTCACCTCGCCCGGCGTCACCGTCCACCGGGCCTCGATCAACACCTTCTCGATGAACGGGCAGTTCCCGAGCGACCACCTGCCGGTACAGGCCACTGTCACCCTGGGATGA
- a CDS encoding electron transfer flavoprotein subunit beta/FixA family protein, producing MSLRIVVTVKYVPDATGDRHFADDLTVDRDDVDGLLSELDEYAVEQALQISENSDDDVEVTVLTVGPEDAKDALRKALSMGADKAVHVEDDDLHGTDALGTSLVLAKAIEKAGYDLVISGMASTDGTMGVVPALLAERLGVPQVTLLSEVTVEDGTVKGRRDGDAASEQLEASLPAVVSVTDQSGEARYPSFKGIMAAKKKPVQAWDLSDLDLEAEQVGLEGSYTTVDSATERPARTAGTIVKDEGEGGKQLAEFLASQKFI from the coding sequence GTGAGCTTGAGGATCGTTGTCACTGTGAAGTACGTGCCCGACGCCACCGGCGACCGGCACTTCGCCGATGACCTGACCGTCGACCGGGACGACGTGGACGGTCTGCTCTCCGAGCTGGACGAGTACGCGGTCGAGCAGGCGCTGCAGATCTCGGAGAACTCCGACGACGACGTCGAGGTCACGGTCCTGACCGTGGGCCCCGAGGACGCCAAGGACGCGCTGCGCAAGGCGCTGTCGATGGGTGCCGACAAGGCCGTCCACGTCGAGGACGACGACCTGCACGGCACCGACGCCCTCGGCACCTCGCTGGTGCTGGCCAAGGCGATCGAGAAGGCCGGTTACGACCTGGTGATCTCCGGTATGGCCTCCACCGACGGCACCATGGGCGTGGTTCCGGCGCTGCTGGCCGAGCGTCTGGGTGTGCCGCAGGTGACCCTGCTGTCCGAGGTGACGGTCGAGGACGGCACGGTCAAGGGCCGCCGTGACGGTGATGCCGCCTCGGAGCAGCTGGAGGCCTCGCTGCCGGCGGTGGTGTCGGTGACCGACCAGTCGGGCGAGGCGCGTTACCCCTCCTTCAAGGGCATCATGGCGGCGAAGAAGAAGCCGGTGCAGGCCTGGGACCTGTCCGACCTGGACCTGGAGGCCGAGCAGGTCGGCCTGGAGGGCTCCTACACCACGGTCGACTCCGCCACGGAGCGCCCGGCCCGTACCGCGGGCACGATCGTCAAGGACGAGGGCGAGGGCGGCAAGCAGCTCGCCGAGTTCCTCGCGAGCCAGAAGTTCATCTAA
- a CDS encoding aldolase/citrate lyase family protein, whose protein sequence is MGQGQQEKVATSLAGAVSEEISASLAPVDAELERRYPGDPGTRQPVHTVYVPGDVFASDTIRSWGDKALAALDEHAPDAASFAAVLGLSDDLAEPVYARVRAKLEHEPIEDLRVDFEDGYGPRPDAEEDETAARAARLIAGAYRNGTAAPYMGIRMKCMEAAVRDRGIRTLDVFLTGLMAAGGLPDGLVLTLPKVTYAEQVTAFVRLLEAFEKAYGLDSGRLGFEIQIETSQSILATDGTATVARMIQAAEGRATGLHYGTFDYSACLGVSAAHQASDHPAADHAKAIMQVAAAGTGVRVSDGSTNVLPVGPTTKVHDAWRLHYGLTRRALARAYYQGWDMHPGHIPTRYAAVFAFYREGFEQAAGRLARYAGRVGGDVMDEPATAKALSGYLLRGLDCGALDIGEVARLTGLTRADLEGYAVPRRGDLTVSTN, encoded by the coding sequence ATGGGCCAGGGCCAGCAGGAGAAGGTGGCGACGAGCCTCGCGGGTGCCGTCAGCGAGGAGATCAGCGCCTCCCTCGCGCCGGTCGACGCCGAACTGGAGCGCCGCTACCCCGGAGACCCCGGCACCCGCCAGCCCGTGCACACCGTCTACGTCCCCGGTGACGTCTTCGCCTCCGACACCATTCGCTCCTGGGGGGACAAGGCTCTCGCCGCCCTCGACGAACACGCCCCGGACGCCGCGTCCTTCGCCGCCGTCCTCGGGTTGTCCGACGACCTCGCCGAGCCCGTCTACGCGCGCGTGCGCGCCAAGTTGGAGCACGAGCCGATCGAGGACCTGCGCGTCGACTTCGAGGACGGCTACGGCCCGCGCCCGGACGCCGAGGAGGACGAGACGGCGGCCCGCGCGGCACGACTGATCGCCGGGGCGTACAGGAACGGCACGGCGGCCCCGTACATGGGCATCCGCATGAAGTGCATGGAGGCGGCCGTCCGGGACCGCGGCATCCGGACCCTCGACGTCTTCCTCACGGGTCTCATGGCGGCGGGCGGCCTGCCCGACGGACTGGTGCTGACCCTGCCCAAGGTGACCTACGCCGAGCAGGTCACCGCCTTCGTCCGGCTCCTGGAGGCCTTCGAGAAGGCGTACGGTCTCGACTCCGGCCGACTCGGCTTCGAGATCCAGATCGAGACCAGCCAGTCCATCCTCGCCACCGACGGCACCGCCACCGTCGCCCGTATGATCCAGGCCGCCGAGGGCCGCGCCACCGGACTGCACTACGGCACCTTCGACTACAGCGCCTGCCTCGGCGTCTCCGCCGCCCACCAGGCGAGCGACCACCCCGCCGCCGACCACGCGAAGGCGATCATGCAGGTCGCGGCCGCGGGCACCGGGGTACGGGTCTCGGACGGCTCCACGAACGTCCTGCCGGTCGGTCCGACGACGAAGGTCCACGACGCCTGGCGACTGCACTACGGCCTGACGCGCCGGGCGCTGGCCCGCGCCTACTACCAGGGCTGGGACATGCACCCCGGCCACATCCCCACCCGGTACGCCGCCGTGTTCGCCTTCTACCGAGAGGGCTTCGAGCAGGCCGCCGGCCGACTCGCCCGGTACGCGGGCCGGGTCGGCGGCGACGTCATGGACGAGCCGGCCACCGCCAAGGCGCTCAGCGGTTATCTGCTGCGCGGGCTCGACTGCGGCGCCCTCGACATCGGCGAGGTGGCCCGGCTGACGGGTCTGACGCGGGCCGACCTGGAGGGGTACGCGGTGCCCCGGCGCGGTGACCTGACCGTCTCCACGAACTAG
- a CDS encoding DUF4395 domain-containing protein yields the protein MDIDARGPRFGAAVTTVVLAAVLITGSVWLLAWQTLAFALGAAGGVGRSPYGWLFRKAVRPRIGPPTEFEAPEPPRFAQAVGLAFAGLGLVGYGIGPEWLGLAATGAALAAAFLNATFGYCLGCEMYLLVRRVTVRAE from the coding sequence ATGGACATCGATGCAAGGGGGCCGCGCTTCGGCGCGGCCGTGACGACCGTCGTGCTGGCGGCCGTTCTGATCACGGGCAGTGTCTGGCTGCTGGCCTGGCAGACACTGGCGTTCGCGCTGGGCGCGGCGGGCGGCGTGGGGCGCTCGCCGTACGGCTGGCTGTTCCGGAAGGCCGTGCGCCCACGGATCGGGCCGCCGACCGAGTTCGAGGCGCCGGAACCGCCGCGGTTCGCGCAGGCGGTGGGGCTCGCCTTCGCGGGTCTGGGACTCGTGGGTTACGGGATCGGACCGGAGTGGCTCGGGCTCGCCGCGACCGGAGCGGCACTCGCGGCCGCCTTTCTCAACGCCACGTTCGGGTACTGCCTGGGATGCGAGATGTACCTGCTCGTGCGGCGGGTGACCGTACGCGCGGAGTAA
- a CDS encoding serine/threonine-protein kinase, with the protein MSSGETNGKGQDEAGRLLAGRYRVVAQLGRGGMGVVWRAVDEVLGREVAVKELRTYTDADGPELADLRLRMQREARAAARVRHPGVVAVHDVAEVDGRPLIVMELVDGPSLDAVLRKRGPLDPREAAGIGAKVMDALAAAHEAGVLHRDVKPGNILLDRSGRVLLTDFGIATMDDPGDGSATNLTRTGHLVGSLDYMAPERAQGADPGPASDVWGLGATLYAAVEGASPFRRTSTFSTLTAIVGEPLPESRSAGPLGPVLQRLLDKRPEARPGAGEARALLQAVADGAGADSPTTTLRSTAGSTSTAGSAGRAEATPDVPAAAVPSAGLGPTDPTRPTDPTRPTATQGAGQDQGPGEHETAGTAQPTAPAAAAEPGTPGQGTPGAAGADEQAGAPAPWWVASASQSGGPGQPGPSEHGSGASVAAPGQPGSPAHGHGASGPHDPLPTGPMTTAPRPRRKGRALLAAAAVTVVLAVAGTAVAMLNNSGDAEADARPTATATTATASTPARTDADRSSSPEPTDGDDKKTPSAKETSGDDGGSKPTSRASASATANSSGGGTSGGDGSDGSSGGSGSGGSGSGDGGTTGDGGAGTPAPACTAIGGGKYNCTVWKTATSYTASGAEAGVLNAGTNYFYCQQNLGRRETSGEWTNVWWAKTDDDSGNTGVYVSDVYIKGGNNDEPVPGLPVC; encoded by the coding sequence GTGTCTTCGGGGGAGACCAACGGAAAGGGCCAGGACGAAGCCGGTCGGCTGCTGGCCGGGCGTTATCGTGTCGTGGCCCAGCTCGGTCGCGGCGGCATGGGTGTGGTCTGGCGGGCCGTCGACGAGGTTCTCGGCCGCGAGGTCGCCGTCAAGGAACTGCGCACTTATACCGACGCCGACGGTCCCGAACTCGCGGATTTGCGGCTGCGGATGCAGCGCGAGGCCCGTGCGGCGGCCCGGGTCCGGCATCCCGGCGTCGTCGCGGTGCACGACGTGGCCGAGGTCGACGGGCGTCCGCTGATCGTCATGGAGCTGGTCGACGGGCCGTCCCTGGACGCCGTGCTGCGCAAGCGCGGCCCCCTCGACCCGCGCGAGGCGGCCGGCATCGGCGCCAAGGTCATGGACGCGCTGGCCGCCGCCCACGAAGCCGGCGTACTGCACCGGGACGTCAAGCCCGGCAACATCCTGCTCGACCGCTCGGGCCGCGTCCTGCTGACCGACTTCGGCATCGCCACGATGGACGATCCGGGGGACGGCTCGGCCACGAACCTCACCCGCACCGGCCATCTCGTCGGCTCCCTGGACTACATGGCGCCCGAGCGCGCCCAGGGTGCCGATCCGGGACCGGCCTCCGACGTCTGGGGCCTGGGCGCCACGCTGTACGCGGCGGTCGAGGGCGCCTCGCCGTTCCGCCGTACGTCGACGTTCTCCACGCTCACCGCGATCGTCGGCGAGCCGCTCCCCGAATCCCGCAGTGCCGGCCCCCTCGGCCCGGTTCTCCAGCGCCTGCTGGACAAGCGTCCCGAGGCACGTCCGGGGGCCGGGGAGGCCCGCGCGCTGCTGCAGGCGGTTGCGGACGGGGCCGGGGCGGACAGCCCCACGACGACCTTGCGGAGTACGGCGGGTTCGACGAGTACGGCCGGTTCGGCGGGGCGGGCCGAGGCGACACCCGACGTTCCCGCGGCGGCGGTGCCATCGGCCGGTCTCGGACCGACGGACCCGACGAGGCCCACGGACCCGACGAGGCCGACGGCGACGCAGGGGGCTGGGCAGGACCAGGGCCCCGGTGAGCACGAAACGGCGGGGACCGCGCAACCGACCGCGCCCGCGGCGGCTGCCGAGCCCGGGACTCCGGGACAGGGCACGCCGGGTGCTGCTGGTGCTGACGAGCAGGCCGGGGCCCCGGCACCCTGGTGGGTGGCGTCCGCCTCTCAGAGCGGTGGTCCGGGGCAACCCGGGCCCTCGGAACACGGCTCGGGGGCGTCCGTCGCCGCTCCGGGACAGCCCGGGTCTCCGGCTCACGGCCACGGCGCGTCCGGGCCCCACGACCCGCTCCCGACGGGCCCCATGACCACCGCGCCCCGGCCCCGCCGCAAGGGCCGCGCGCTGCTCGCCGCCGCGGCCGTCACCGTCGTGCTCGCGGTGGCCGGAACAGCCGTCGCCATGCTGAACAACTCGGGTGACGCCGAGGCCGACGCCCGTCCGACCGCGACCGCCACCACGGCGACGGCCTCCACGCCCGCCCGCACCGACGCCGACCGATCCAGCAGTCCCGAGCCTACGGACGGGGACGACAAGAAGACCCCGAGCGCGAAGGAGACGTCCGGCGACGACGGGGGCTCCAAGCCCACGAGCCGGGCCTCCGCGTCCGCCACGGCCAACTCCTCCGGCGGTGGCACCTCAGGGGGCGACGGCTCGGACGGTTCGTCGGGCGGCAGCGGCTCCGGCGGCAGCGGCTCCGGGGACGGCGGCACGACCGGGGACGGCGGCGCCGGCACCCCGGCCCCGGCCTGCACCGCCATCGGCGGCGGCAAGTACAACTGCACCGTCTGGAAGACGGCCACGTCCTACACCGCCTCCGGCGCCGAGGCCGGCGTCCTCAACGCGGGCACCAACTACTTCTACTGCCAGCAGAACCTGGGCCGCCGCGAGACATCCGGCGAGTGGACCAACGTCTGGTGGGCGAAGACGGACGACGACAGCGGCAACACCGGCGTGTACGTCAGCGACGTCTACATCAAGGGCGGGAACAACGACGAGCCGGTGCCGGGACTCCCGGTCTGCTGA
- a CDS encoding flavin reductase family protein encodes MTATPDLGAPRLASPDLLRSVFRRHAAGVAVITASGEAGPVGFTATSLASVSAEPPMLSFGIGTGASSWPAISRAEHVGVHILGEHQEDLAATFARSGADRFGAPTAWREGPEGVPVLDDVLAWLVCRVVARVPAGDHRVVLAEVRLGDPAGAGRPLVYHQGRFNGLRD; translated from the coding sequence ATGACGGCCACGCCCGACCTCGGCGCCCCCCGGCTCGCCTCTCCCGACCTCCTGCGGTCCGTCTTCCGGCGGCACGCAGCAGGTGTCGCCGTGATCACCGCGAGCGGTGAGGCCGGCCCGGTCGGATTCACCGCCACGTCCCTCGCCTCGGTCTCCGCCGAGCCGCCGATGCTCTCCTTCGGGATCGGTACGGGCGCCTCCAGCTGGCCCGCGATATCCCGGGCGGAGCACGTCGGCGTCCACATACTCGGCGAGCACCAGGAAGATCTGGCCGCCACCTTCGCCCGCAGCGGCGCCGACCGCTTCGGCGCGCCCACCGCCTGGCGCGAGGGGCCCGAGGGCGTGCCCGTCCTCGACGACGTCCTCGCCTGGCTGGTGTGCCGGGTCGTGGCGCGCGTGCCCGCGGGGGACCACCGCGTCGTGCTGGCCGAGGTGCGGCTGGGTGACCCCGCCGGCGCCGGCCGACCGCTGGTCTACCACCAGGGCCGGTTCAACGGCCTGCGCGACTGA
- a CDS encoding ROK family protein codes for MHTDLVAALDIGGTKIAGALVDGHGRILLRAQRATPAQEDGDTVMRAVEETLGELTDSPLWGRAGALGIGSAGPVDASTGTVSPVNVPGWRDYPLVSRVREAAGGLPVELIGDGVAITAAEHWQGAARGHDNALCMVVSTGVGGGLVLNGQLHAGPTGNAGHIGHISVDLDGDPCPCGARGCVERIASGPNIARRALENGWRPGPDGDTSAAAVADAARGGDPVAVASFQRAAQALAAGIAATATLVEIDIAVIGGGVGKAGDVLFEPLRKALGDYATLSFVQRLTIVPAQMGTDAGLVGAAAAALAKQADTAAAV; via the coding sequence ATGCACACCGACCTCGTGGCTGCGCTCGACATCGGCGGCACCAAGATCGCCGGAGCGCTGGTGGACGGCCACGGCCGGATCCTGCTCCGGGCGCAACGCGCCACGCCCGCGCAGGAGGACGGCGACACCGTGATGCGGGCCGTCGAGGAGACCCTCGGCGAACTCACGGACTCGCCGCTGTGGGGCCGCGCGGGCGCCCTCGGTATCGGCAGCGCGGGCCCGGTGGACGCCTCCACCGGGACCGTGAGCCCGGTGAACGTGCCCGGCTGGCGGGACTATCCGCTGGTCAGCAGGGTCCGCGAGGCGGCCGGCGGGCTCCCTGTCGAGCTGATCGGCGACGGTGTGGCCATCACGGCGGCGGAGCACTGGCAGGGCGCCGCCCGCGGGCACGACAACGCGCTGTGCATGGTCGTGTCGACCGGTGTGGGAGGCGGGCTGGTGCTGAACGGCCAACTGCACGCCGGGCCCACCGGGAACGCCGGGCACATCGGGCACATCAGCGTCGACCTCGACGGTGACCCGTGCCCGTGCGGGGCGCGCGGCTGTGTGGAGCGCATAGCCAGCGGCCCGAACATCGCCCGGCGCGCGCTGGAGAACGGCTGGCGGCCCGGTCCTGACGGTGACACGTCCGCCGCCGCGGTGGCCGACGCGGCCCGAGGCGGCGATCCGGTCGCCGTGGCCTCCTTCCAGCGGGCCGCCCAGGCACTCGCCGCCGGTATCGCCGCCACCGCGACCCTCGTCGAGATCGACATCGCCGTCATCGGCGGCGGGGTCGGCAAGGCGGGTGATGTCCTCTTCGAGCCGCTGCGCAAGGCGCTGGGCGACTACGCGACCCTCTCCTTCGTCCAGCGCCTGACGATCGTGCCCGCCCAGATGGGCACGGACGCGGGGCTGGTCGGCGCGGCCGCGGCGGCGCTCGCGAAGCAGGCGGACACGGCAGCGGCGGTCTGA
- a CDS encoding LacI family DNA-binding transcriptional regulator, translated as MPDTHSRADRLATTRYGNRPTMKDVAARAGVGLKTVSRVVNGEPGVTPETEHRVREAIDALGFRRNDSARVLRKGRTASIGLVLEDLADPFYGPLSRAVEEVARANGALLINGSSAEDPEREQELVLALCARRVDGLVVIPAGDDHRYLEPELKAGVATVFVDRPAGRIDADVVLSDNFGGARDAVAHLIAHGHRRIGFIGDMPRIHTAVERLRGYRAAMEDAGIEVTDAWTSLGVTDPVRVRAAAEGMLSGPSPVTAIFTGNNRVTVTVIRVLAEHTRRVALVGFDDIELADLLQPGVTVVAQDAATLGRTAAERLFRQLDGTLLTPERIELPTRLITRGSGELPPAD; from the coding sequence GTGCCCGACACCCACAGCCGAGCAGACCGCCTCGCCACGACCCGGTACGGCAACCGTCCGACCATGAAGGACGTGGCCGCGCGGGCCGGCGTCGGGCTCAAGACGGTCTCCCGTGTGGTCAACGGCGAACCGGGGGTCACCCCCGAGACGGAGCACCGGGTGCGGGAGGCCATCGACGCCCTCGGCTTCCGCCGCAACGACAGCGCGCGCGTCCTGCGCAAGGGCCGTACGGCCAGCATCGGCCTGGTCCTGGAGGACCTCGCCGACCCGTTCTACGGCCCCCTCAGCCGCGCGGTGGAGGAGGTGGCCCGGGCCAACGGCGCCCTGCTCATCAACGGCTCCAGCGCCGAGGACCCCGAGCGCGAGCAGGAACTGGTGCTGGCGCTGTGCGCCCGGCGCGTGGACGGCCTCGTGGTCATCCCGGCCGGTGACGACCACCGTTATCTGGAGCCGGAGCTGAAGGCGGGCGTGGCCACGGTGTTCGTGGACCGTCCGGCGGGCCGGATCGACGCCGACGTCGTCCTCTCCGACAACTTCGGCGGTGCCCGCGACGCCGTGGCCCACCTGATCGCCCACGGCCACCGGCGGATCGGCTTCATCGGCGACATGCCCCGCATCCACACGGCCGTCGAGCGGCTGCGCGGGTACCGGGCCGCCATGGAGGACGCCGGCATCGAGGTGACGGACGCCTGGACGTCGCTGGGGGTCACCGACCCGGTGCGGGTGCGCGCGGCGGCCGAGGGGATGCTCTCCGGCCCCTCCCCCGTCACCGCGATCTTCACCGGCAACAACCGGGTGACGGTCACCGTGATCCGTGTCCTCGCCGAACACACCCGCCGAGTCGCCCTCGTCGGCTTCGACGACATCGAACTCGCCGATCTGCTGCAGCCGGGCGTCACGGTCGTCGCCCAGGACGCGGCTACGCTGGGACGTACGGCCGCCGAGCGACTGTTCCGCCAGCTGGACGGCACGCTGCTGACGCCGGAGCGGATCGAACTGCCGACGCGACTGATCACCCGGGGCTCGGGCGAGCTGCCGCCGGCGGACTGA
- a CDS encoding lysophospholipid acyltransferase family protein: MAELVYRPVVGFAQALFKAWDLKIDCRGSENIPRSGGAVLVSNHISYLDFVFNGLAALPQKRLVRFMAKESVFRHKVSGPLMRGMKHIPVDRTQGETAYAHALESLRSGEIVGVFPEATISQSFTLKSFKSGAARMAQEAGVPLIPMAVWGTQRLWTKGHPRNFKRSHIPITMRVGEAIEASRDKYAGAITRQVRERVNELLEAAQRAYPVRPKGPDDTWWMPAHLGGTAPTPEQVREAEAR; this comes from the coding sequence ATGGCAGAGCTTGTCTACCGTCCCGTCGTCGGATTCGCCCAGGCCCTGTTCAAGGCCTGGGACCTCAAGATCGACTGCCGGGGTTCGGAGAACATCCCGCGCTCGGGCGGCGCCGTGCTGGTGAGCAATCACATCAGCTACCTGGACTTCGTCTTCAACGGCCTGGCCGCGCTCCCGCAGAAGCGCCTCGTGCGTTTCATGGCGAAGGAGTCCGTTTTCCGCCACAAGGTCTCCGGTCCGCTGATGCGCGGGATGAAGCACATCCCGGTCGACCGCACGCAGGGCGAGACGGCCTACGCCCACGCCCTGGAGTCGCTGCGGTCGGGCGAGATCGTCGGGGTCTTCCCCGAGGCGACCATCTCGCAGTCCTTCACACTGAAGAGCTTCAAGTCGGGTGCGGCGCGGATGGCGCAGGAGGCCGGTGTCCCCCTGATCCCGATGGCCGTCTGGGGTACGCAGCGGCTGTGGACCAAGGGGCACCCCCGTAACTTCAAGCGCAGCCACATCCCGATCACCATGAGGGTGGGCGAGGCGATCGAGGCCTCTCGGGACAAGTACGCCGGGGCCATCACGCGGCAGGTGCGCGAGCGGGTCAACGAGTTGCTGGAAGCGGCCCAGCGGGCCTACCCCGTGCGCCCCAAGGGGCCGGACGACACGTGGTGGATGCCCGCGCATCTCGGGGGTACGGCGCCCACGCCCGAGCAGGTGCGCGAGGCCGAAGCCCGGTAG
- a CDS encoding transglutaminase family protein: MELIQKTPDLSAYLAVDEAIDHDHPVVREMAARLAREAVDSYAYARLAFEFVRDTIPHSQDSGDLRVTWRASDVLEQGTGICYAKAHALAALLRAEDIPTALCYQRFDVVHGLVAVRFNGAWRRQDPRGNKPGVDARFSLDRERLAFTPDPESNEMDYPVLYAEPHPAVLSVLKAAPDRPYLWKTLPIAL; the protein is encoded by the coding sequence ATGGAGCTGATCCAGAAAACCCCCGACCTTTCCGCATACCTGGCCGTCGACGAGGCCATCGACCACGACCACCCGGTCGTCCGGGAGATGGCCGCACGTCTCGCCAGGGAGGCGGTCGACTCGTATGCCTATGCGCGACTGGCCTTCGAGTTCGTCCGCGACACCATCCCGCACTCCCAGGACTCCGGCGATCTCCGCGTCACCTGGCGGGCGTCCGACGTCCTGGAGCAGGGCACCGGCATCTGCTACGCCAAGGCCCACGCGCTCGCCGCCCTGCTGCGCGCCGAGGACATCCCGACCGCCCTCTGCTACCAGAGGTTCGACGTGGTGCACGGCCTGGTCGCCGTCCGGTTCAACGGTGCCTGGCGCCGCCAGGACCCCCGGGGCAACAAACCCGGAGTGGACGCCCGGTTCTCCCTCGACCGCGAGCGGTTGGCCTTCACCCCCGACCCGGAGTCCAACGAGATGGACTACCCGGTCCTGTACGCTGAACCACACCCGGCCGTCCTGAGCGTCCTCAAGGCCGCCCCCGACCGGCCGTACCTCTGGAAAACACTCCCGATCGCACTCTGA